One Tiliqua scincoides isolate rTilSci1 chromosome 9, rTilSci1.hap2, whole genome shotgun sequence DNA segment encodes these proteins:
- the LOC136660417 gene encoding cadherin-15-like isoform X2 encodes MKTIIPEVLLYFRCDTWTPFLNVNFSLSLDPVLFSGVFLWTRWKSHKSMNGGVYHVTTCQDDLEGIRENILNYNEEGGGEQDQDAYNMAELQMSLQTSPAYSLYKKKGKRSELHSPLSCDLPLGPKEPLEASAMAGKGCSSSFSSIDFGCYLSGVVRNVDEQHHALPCDSLQVFYTEGECSEASSLSSLGSCGWDEDAMYGDMKDWGPKFEKLSELYSHAEPDDI; translated from the exons ATGAAAACCATAATTCCTGAAGTTCTGCTGTATTTCCGTTGTGACACTTGGACTCCGTTTCTAAATGTCAATTTCTCTTTATCTCTTGATCCAGTTCTGTTCAGTGGCGTTTTCCTGTGGACTCGGTGGAAGAGTCACAAAAGTATGAACGGAGGAGTCTACCACGTCACCACCTGTCAAGATGACTTGGAGGGCATCCGAGAGAACATCTTGAACTACAATGAAGAAGGGGGTGGAGAGCAGGACCAA GATGCTTATAACATGGCAGAGCTGCAGATGTCTCTTCAAACCAGTCCAGCTTACTCCCTCTACAAGAAAAAAGGGAAGCGATCAGAGCTGCACAGTCCCTTGAGCTGTGACTTGCCCCTCGGCCCGAAGGAGCCTCTGGAAGCTTCTGCCATGGCTGGAaagggctgctcctcctccttctcaagCATAGATTTTGGCTGCTACCTTTCTGGCGTGGTTAGAAATGTTGACGAACAGCACCATGCTCTGCCCTGCGATTCCTTGCAGGTGTTTTACACCGAAGGCGAGTGTTCAGAAGCCAGCAGTCTGAGCTCCCTTGGGTCCTGTGGCTGGGATGAAGATGCGATGTATGGAGATATGAAAGATTGGGGCCCCAAGTTTGAAAAGCTAAGTGAACTCTATTCTCATGCAGAGCCTGATGACATCTAG
- the LOC136660417 gene encoding cadherin-15-like isoform X1: MKTIIPEVLLYFRCDTWTPFLNVNFSLSLDPVLFSGVFLWTRWKSHKSMNGGVYHVTTCQDDLEGIRENILNYNEEGGGEQDQIDVCKEQLEDVKKTEDKQKEKAEKMMDAYNMAELQMSLQTSPAYSLYKKKGKRSELHSPLSCDLPLGPKEPLEASAMAGKGCSSSFSSIDFGCYLSGVVRNVDEQHHALPCDSLQVFYTEGECSEASSLSSLGSCGWDEDAMYGDMKDWGPKFEKLSELYSHAEPDDI; the protein is encoded by the exons ATGAAAACCATAATTCCTGAAGTTCTGCTGTATTTCCGTTGTGACACTTGGACTCCGTTTCTAAATGTCAATTTCTCTTTATCTCTTGATCCAGTTCTGTTCAGTGGCGTTTTCCTGTGGACTCGGTGGAAGAGTCACAAAAGTATGAACGGAGGAGTCTACCACGTCACCACCTGTCAAGATGACTTGGAGGGCATCCGAGAGAACATCTTGAACTACAATGAAGAAGGGGGTGGAGAGCAGGACCAA atagatgtgtgcaaggagcaattggaagatgtgaagaaaacagaagataaacagaaggagaaagcggaaaagatgatg GATGCTTATAACATGGCAGAGCTGCAGATGTCTCTTCAAACCAGTCCAGCTTACTCCCTCTACAAGAAAAAAGGGAAGCGATCAGAGCTGCACAGTCCCTTGAGCTGTGACTTGCCCCTCGGCCCGAAGGAGCCTCTGGAAGCTTCTGCCATGGCTGGAaagggctgctcctcctccttctcaagCATAGATTTTGGCTGCTACCTTTCTGGCGTGGTTAGAAATGTTGACGAACAGCACCATGCTCTGCCCTGCGATTCCTTGCAGGTGTTTTACACCGAAGGCGAGTGTTCAGAAGCCAGCAGTCTGAGCTCCCTTGGGTCCTGTGGCTGGGATGAAGATGCGATGTATGGAGATATGAAAGATTGGGGCCCCAAGTTTGAAAAGCTAAGTGAACTCTATTCTCATGCAGAGCCTGATGACATCTAG